A DNA window from bacterium contains the following coding sequences:
- a CDS encoding ankyrin repeat domain-containing protein translates to MKSYIHVFVVLVIAIVISFEAAACQPVPGGATKKELIEACEKGDLEKVKSILSKSPELVNAKHVRLEVDESGKDRITFNRELTPLIAAIIADKQFVVEYLLSKGADANITVRLLYNEKVNGKPQRGVVPAEQIMGPLQVAASNGQAEICIVLIGGGAQVNAVMSPEKVSALQLALMSVKMQEFNKEIFPNSDGLKTVRLLVDEGADLNVRQSESGNSLLHSLVLSEEMDAALILIKGGADLNARNNDGLTPLGMAKKYKKNKMAAFLKKHGAKE, encoded by the coding sequence ATGAAATCGTACATCCATGTATTCGTAGTTCTCGTTATTGCAATCGTAATCTCATTTGAAGCGGCAGCATGCCAGCCGGTGCCCGGGGGCGCGACGAAAAAGGAGCTGATAGAGGCGTGCGAGAAGGGGGACTTGGAAAAGGTTAAGTCAATCCTTTCCAAATCTCCCGAACTAGTTAATGCAAAACATGTAAGGCTTGAAGTGGATGAATCCGGAAAGGACAGAATTACTTTCAATCGTGAGCTCACGCCCCTCATTGCAGCCATAATCGCCGATAAGCAATTTGTAGTTGAATACCTGCTAAGCAAAGGCGCGGACGCGAATATCACAGTCAGACTTTTATATAACGAGAAGGTAAATGGAAAGCCTCAAAGGGGAGTTGTCCCTGCAGAACAGATAATGGGACCTCTGCAAGTAGCAGCTTCGAATGGACAAGCAGAAATCTGCATCGTTCTTATTGGCGGTGGTGCCCAAGTAAATGCCGTAATGTCGCCTGAAAAGGTTTCAGCCCTTCAACTTGCTTTGATGTCCGTGAAAATGCAGGAGTTCAACAAAGAGATTTTTCCGAATTCAGATGGTCTCAAAACCGTTCGCCTTTTGGTTGACGAAGGAGCGGACTTGAATGTCCGGCAAAGCGAGTCCGGAAATTCTCTACTTCATTCACTAGTTTTAAGTGAGGAAATGGATGCCGCGCTAATCTTGATTAAAGGTGGAGCTGATCTGAACGCACGCAACAATGATGGCCTTACTCCATTAGGTATGGCCAAAAAGTACAAGAAAAACAAAATGGCTGCATTCTTAAAGAAGCATGGGGCGAAAGAGTAG